Proteins from a genomic interval of Methanobacteriaceae archaeon:
- a CDS encoding SAM-dependent methyltransferase HcgC family protein, with protein sequence MNYENNPKKDNCENPFQQKEEQKYCSPKLEMGITSMVTTSYSSLTIWDIIKIISGKKSDAVNEWIDSLPVQIERPVVVGTYLTGASLAQKLVQRKEIKEVKVLDIYPHLKKLLYTLWDVESKDSAVNEINNAKISFSTDLGHLKTGDMVIDTTGLGGIDVNQIKELNSCEVFLVEDPSSDGSDDLIQNKNFTEQRIKASSANHRGLIFTSGLGSKTSGTMTLTMDVLRKSLEEVLKEEGVLYAVASLDFYERILFKEENTEKFLETLQRPAMVVSSIKAVDLDIILAKQLTKIRVTIKEDVGKKNED encoded by the coding sequence ATGAATTACGAAAATAATCCAAAAAAGGATAACTGTGAAAATCCATTTCAACAGAAAGAAGAACAAAAATACTGTTCACCGAAACTTGAAATGGGAATAACCTCTATGGTGACTACATCTTACTCATCTTTAACTATTTGGGACATTATTAAGATTATATCTGGTAAGAAGAGTGATGCAGTTAATGAATGGATAGATTCATTGCCAGTTCAAATAGAAAGGCCCGTGGTTGTAGGCACTTATCTAACCGGGGCTAGTTTAGCTCAAAAATTAGTTCAAAGGAAAGAAATAAAAGAAGTTAAAGTTTTAGATATTTACCCTCACCTTAAAAAATTATTATATACTTTATGGGATGTCGAATCTAAAGATAGTGCTGTTAATGAAATTAATAATGCTAAAATCTCTTTTTCAACTGACTTAGGCCACTTGAAAACTGGAGATATGGTAATAGATACCACTGGCCTAGGTGGAATTGATGTTAATCAGATTAAAGAATTAAATTCATGTGAAGTATTTTTAGTTGAAGATCCTTCCTCTGATGGAAGTGATGATCTGATTCAAAACAAAAATTTTACTGAACAAAGAATTAAGGCCAGTTCTGCAAATCATCGGGGCCTAATATTCACCTCAGGACTAGGGTCCAAAACATCAGGAACCATGACTTTGACCATGGATGTGCTCAGAAAATCTCTTGAAGAAGTTTTAAAAGAAGAAGGAGTTTTATATGCTGTGGCATCACTTGATTTCTATGAAAGAATTCTTTTTAAAGAAGAAAATACAGAAAAATTTCTAGAAACTCTGCAAAGGCCCGCCATGGTTGTATCTTCCATTAAAGCTGTGGATCTGGATATTATTCTAGCCAAACAATTGACGAAAATTAGAGTGACTATTAAAGAAGATGTTGGGAAAAAAAATGAAGATTAG
- a CDS encoding Nif3-like dinuclear metal center hexameric protein, producing MNAAELFQKIEKIIPLDIALEGDKVGFIGSETPDDIQVKNVLVLMDYIPSCELKFLSNNLNNSKISNLKINYEDYDLLITHHPPIIKPEIPTYVIHSNWDLITLGACDSLAETLEIKVLDVLDPETGLGRLGSPLNGPVSLEELEARVMEKLNIDCIKSVKTSKFLNNPQMKINKVAVVSGFGLNPNFIKKAHNRGAEVYISGDLTHPGAIMAKALGINLIDVNHHASEIPGLYDLARLIKDLGIEVDVFNTGIPWDTKFKFISDK from the coding sequence ATGAACGCAGCAGAGCTTTTTCAGAAAATTGAAAAAATAATTCCTTTGGATATTGCATTAGAAGGAGACAAAGTTGGTTTTATCGGTTCTGAAACTCCAGATGATATTCAAGTGAAAAATGTTCTTGTTTTAATGGATTATATTCCTTCATGTGAGCTAAAATTCCTTTCCAATAATTTAAACAATTCAAAAATAAGTAATTTAAAAATTAATTATGAAGATTATGATTTGTTGATAACACATCATCCTCCCATTATTAAACCAGAGATTCCTACCTATGTCATTCATTCCAACTGGGATTTAATAACCCTGGGTGCTTGTGACTCACTGGCAGAAACTCTAGAAATAAAAGTTTTAGATGTTTTAGATCCTGAAACAGGGCTAGGAAGATTGGGGAGTCCTCTTAATGGGCCGGTTTCCCTGGAAGAGTTGGAAGCCCGGGTTATGGAAAAATTGAATATAGATTGTATTAAATCAGTTAAAACATCCAAATTTCTAAATAATCCTCAAATGAAAATTAATAAAGTAGCCGTTGTCTCTGGTTTTGGTCTCAATCCAAATTTTATTAAAAAAGCTCACAACAGAGGCGCTGAAGTTTATATATCTGGAGATCTTACCCATCCTGGAGCTATTATGGCCAAAGCACTGGGAATAAACTTAATTGATGTGAATCATCACGCTAGTGAAATACCTGGCCTTTATGATCTGGCCCGGTTAATTAAGGACTTAGGAATTGAAGTTGATGTTTTTAATACTGGAATTCCATGGGATACTAAATTTAAGTTCATTTCAGATAAATAA